The stretch of DNA ACAATGTTAGATACTACCTTTAGAGAGGTTAATCTGGAAATTAAATAGAGAATCAATCCAAGATGGGAAGGGTGAGTAAAGTGGCCATTTGGGGGAGAAAGAAAAATAAAGAAGCAGATCCCGAAACTATAGAGAATAGAAAAAAAGGCCCAATACGAAGACTTTGGCAAAAGTTCCGAAGTATAGATTGGAAGAATCCAGTGAACAGGTGGAAACTGCTATTTGTTTCACTTGTGGGTTGCATCATTGTATTTGGTGGAGGATATGGAGTCCTTTCCTTCACAAACTCGCCAACCTTTTGTTCGAGCTGTCACGAAATGGCGCCAGAGTACTCAACATTTACAGCCAGTGCTCATAATCAGATCTCATGTGTACAGTGTCATATCAAGCCAGGAACGATCAATATGCTGACACACAAAATGAAGTCGATGAAAGAAGTTTATTATCACGTCACTGGTGTACCTGAACAAATCGTCCAAACAGAGGAAGAAGCAGTTTCTAACGAGAACTGTCTACAATGTCACTCCAAAAATCGCCTTGTAACAGCATCAGGGGATTTGAAGGTTAACCACAAAGGACATATCGAAGAAGATATCCCTTGTATTACCTGTCACGCAGGGGTGGTACACGCGAAAATGGCCACTCGCGGAATTAACACAGAAGAAGTTCGCGGTCATTGGACAAAAGAAAATGCTGAGAAATTAATGGAAAAGAAATACCTGAGACCTAACATGGGAACTTGTATTGACTGCCACGACAAAGTTAACAACGGTGAAAAGCCATGGAAGGATGTGGCATACAACGTTCCTCCAAATCCAGAAGAGATGGAGAAGAAGCTGGAAGAGAAAGAAAAAGAAGCAACTAAAGGAACAACTACAGAAGCAACAACAGAAGGCGAAAGTGCAGAAGCCATTGCAGCAGAGCATGATCAAAAAACACAGGATATCATCCTCCAAGCCATTGGAAAACAACAGAAAGACGTTAAGGTATCCAT from Bacillus sp. SLBN-46 encodes:
- a CDS encoding NapC/NirT family cytochrome c; amino-acid sequence: MNRWKLLFVSLVGCIIVFGGGYGVLSFTNSPTFCSSCHEMAPEYSTFTASAHNQISCVQCHIKPGTINMLTHKMKSMKEVYYHVTGVPEQIVQTEEEAVSNENCLQCHSKNRLVTASGDLKVNHKGHIEEDIPCITCHAGVVHAKMATRGINTEEVRGHWTKENAEKLMEKKYLRPNMGTCIDCHDKVNNGEKPWKDVAYNVPPNPEEMEKKLEEKEKEATKGTTTEATTEGESAEAIAAEHDQKTQDIILQAIGKQQKDVKVSMACETCHKKIKVPKSHKVEGWNGKHGSTAVKELDKCVNCHQDSKWVREIPKEDIMSLLKMKETKTKYKPNITVVKEQSRINKFCSACHGNRPPGHIESDQWLTAHAAKAKTDVQKSECFVCHDREKPKTGSTDVKAPTDVYCQYCHRTGFKSDVKK